In a single window of the Nocardiopsis composta genome:
- a CDS encoding alpha-hydroxy-acid oxidizing protein, whose product MASAPSPYGDYQNEIYAGGMSGVPPRFPMTFAELEARARAAMDPSVFSYVAGGAGEEHTQNANVAAFRRWGLMPRMLVGAAERDLSVGLFGLSLPSPLFMAPIGVLGVCAQDGQGDLAAARAAARTGVPMTASTLSAAPLEEVAAGFGGTPGFFQLYTPTDRELAESLVHRAESAGFAAITVTLDTWVTGWRPRDLAIGNLLPMRGRVLANYMGDPVFRSRLARPPEEDPVAAVLHWAQIFGNPLTWEDLPWLRSLTSLPLVVKGLCHPDDVRRARDGGVDGVYCSNHGGRQADGGLPALDALPGVVEAAEGLPVLFDSGVRSGADVVKALALGATAVGVGRPCAYGAALGGTDGVEHVLRSLLAEADLLMAVDGYRSPAELTPDALRRVP is encoded by the coding sequence ATGGCCTCCGCCCCCAGCCCGTACGGGGACTACCAGAACGAGATCTACGCCGGCGGGATGAGCGGCGTCCCCCCGCGCTTCCCGATGACCTTCGCCGAACTGGAGGCGCGGGCCCGGGCCGCGATGGACCCGTCGGTCTTCTCCTACGTCGCCGGCGGCGCCGGGGAGGAGCACACCCAGAACGCCAACGTCGCCGCCTTCCGGCGGTGGGGCCTGATGCCGCGGATGCTCGTCGGCGCCGCCGAGCGCGACCTCTCCGTCGGCCTGTTCGGGCTCTCCCTGCCCTCCCCGCTGTTCATGGCGCCCATCGGCGTGCTCGGGGTCTGCGCGCAGGACGGGCAGGGGGACCTGGCCGCCGCGCGGGCCGCCGCGCGGACCGGGGTCCCGATGACCGCGTCGACCCTGTCCGCCGCCCCGCTGGAGGAGGTGGCCGCCGGGTTCGGCGGCACCCCCGGTTTCTTCCAGCTGTACACCCCGACCGACCGGGAGCTGGCCGAGAGCCTGGTGCACCGCGCCGAGAGCGCCGGCTTCGCCGCGATCACGGTCACCCTGGACACCTGGGTCACCGGCTGGCGGCCGCGCGACCTGGCCATCGGGAACCTGCTCCCGATGCGGGGGCGGGTGCTGGCGAACTACATGGGCGACCCGGTCTTCCGGTCCCGGCTGGCCCGCCCGCCGGAGGAGGACCCGGTGGCGGCCGTGCTGCACTGGGCGCAGATCTTCGGCAACCCGCTCACCTGGGAGGACCTGCCGTGGCTGCGGTCCCTCACCTCGCTGCCGCTGGTCGTCAAGGGCCTGTGCCACCCGGACGACGTGCGGCGCGCCCGGGACGGCGGGGTGGACGGCGTGTACTGCTCCAACCACGGCGGCCGGCAGGCCGACGGGGGCCTTCCCGCGCTGGACGCGCTGCCCGGGGTGGTCGAAGCCGCCGAAGGGCTTCCGGTGCTGTTCGACTCCGGGGTGCGCAGCGGCGCCGACGTGGTCAAGGCGCTCGCGCTGGGCGCCACCGCGGTGGGCGTGGGCCGCCCGTGCGCCTACGGTGCGGCCCTCGGCGGCACCGACGGCGTCGAACACGTGCTCCGCTCGCTGCTGGCCGAGGCCGACCTGCTGATGGCGGTGGACGGCTACCGGTCGCCGGCCGAGCTGACCCCGGACGCGCTGCGCCGGGTGCCCTAG
- a CDS encoding DarT ssDNA thymidine ADP-ribosyltransferase family protein — MGPVLEAARARGITRLCHFTRSNTFADIIDSGEIRSRAALEEGPYGFHTTDEERYDGHLEHVNCSVEYPNPWYFDTVRSKRDVFGDWMVLALDPVLLDREGALFCPVNAATGRGGRAEPGIDGFDALFAPMVTGKKVFTRRAGHPDWWPTDGQAEVLVPGPIPLTAVRAVLLASEGQAERELHRFGASLGMLDRLPPLRVAPALFDSDKNALGRVLRKGERPEEAPYPVSAPSGRVGP; from the coding sequence ATGGGTCCGGTACTGGAGGCCGCCCGCGCCCGGGGGATCACCCGGCTCTGCCACTTCACCCGTTCCAACACCTTCGCCGACATCATCGACAGCGGGGAGATCCGCAGCCGGGCCGCCCTGGAGGAGGGGCCGTACGGCTTCCACACCACCGACGAGGAGCGGTACGACGGCCACCTGGAGCACGTCAACTGCAGCGTCGAGTACCCCAACCCCTGGTACTTCGACACCGTCCGCTCCAAGAGGGACGTCTTCGGCGACTGGATGGTCCTCGCCCTGGACCCGGTCCTCCTCGACCGGGAAGGCGCCCTGTTCTGCCCGGTCAACGCCGCCACCGGGCGGGGCGGCCGGGCGGAGCCCGGCATCGACGGGTTCGACGCCCTGTTCGCGCCGATGGTCACCGGGAAGAAGGTCTTCACCCGCCGGGCCGGGCACCCCGACTGGTGGCCCACCGACGGCCAGGCCGAAGTGCTCGTCCCCGGCCCGATCCCGCTGACCGCGGTGCGGGCGGTGCTGCTCGCCTCCGAGGGGCAGGCCGAGCGCGAGCTGCACCGGTTCGGTGCTTCCCTGGGCATGCTCGACCGGCTCCCGCCGCTGCGGGTGGCGCCCGCCCTGTTCGACTCCGACAAGAACGCCTTGGGCAGGGTGCTGCGGAAGGGCGAGCGCCCCGAGGAGGCGCCCTACCCGGTGTCGGCCCCCTCTGGCAGGGTCGGCCCATGA
- a CDS encoding AI-2E family transporter, translated as MNDGSTLLRRLSDVAWRTILVGAVIVILLWALAYIKVVTIPIVLAVFLTALLMPPTNRLRRMGLGRGTSTAVAFLGALVLLAGVTTLIVQPAVAGFSGLLESLRQAPESLRTTFTGLGVDPVLLDDMIDQASTEIFQAIEQNRQQLVTGVWTAGAAAAEVLVGIILVLVLTIYFVHSGDKLMQWCSTLLPSASRPGMRATADTAYDVVGRYIRGVAWVGLIDAVGIGIPLFFLIEPGLAVPLIVLTFLGAFVPIVGAFLSGLLAVLVALVTEGPITAVIVVGVVLLVQQLESHVFAPRVYGKALDLPGAVVLVSVSAGAVVGGILGMFLATPVVAVVASLLRDRPFAVAEQAAEHPSEPAAGKPGAGEPGAGQAEPAPAKAGARGSADGAAEKEAGGKGRRGKARRPAEGEAGGSSAQD; from the coding sequence GTGAACGACGGCTCGACCCTGCTGCGCCGACTGAGCGACGTCGCCTGGCGGACGATCCTGGTCGGTGCGGTCATCGTGATCCTGCTGTGGGCACTGGCCTACATCAAGGTCGTGACGATCCCGATCGTCCTGGCGGTGTTCCTGACCGCGCTGCTGATGCCGCCGACCAACCGGCTGCGCCGGATGGGCCTGGGCCGGGGGACCTCCACCGCGGTCGCCTTCCTCGGCGCGCTGGTCCTGCTGGCCGGGGTGACGACGCTGATCGTGCAGCCGGCCGTCGCCGGCTTCTCCGGCCTGCTGGAAAGCCTGCGGCAGGCGCCGGAGTCGCTGCGCACCACCTTCACCGGCCTGGGCGTCGACCCGGTGCTGCTGGACGACATGATCGACCAGGCCAGCACGGAGATCTTCCAGGCCATCGAGCAGAACCGGCAGCAGCTGGTCACCGGGGTGTGGACGGCGGGCGCGGCCGCGGCCGAGGTGCTGGTCGGCATCATCCTGGTGCTGGTGCTGACCATCTACTTCGTGCACTCCGGCGACAAGCTGATGCAGTGGTGCTCCACCCTGCTGCCCAGCGCCTCCCGGCCGGGCATGCGGGCCACCGCCGACACCGCCTACGACGTGGTGGGCCGCTACATCCGCGGGGTGGCCTGGGTGGGCCTGATCGACGCGGTCGGCATCGGCATCCCGCTGTTCTTCCTGATCGAACCCGGCCTGGCGGTCCCGCTGATCGTGCTGACCTTCCTCGGCGCGTTCGTGCCGATCGTCGGCGCCTTCCTGAGCGGACTGCTGGCGGTGCTGGTCGCCCTGGTCACCGAAGGTCCGATCACCGCGGTCATCGTGGTCGGGGTGGTGCTGCTGGTGCAGCAGCTGGAGAGCCACGTCTTCGCGCCGCGCGTCTACGGCAAGGCGCTCGACCTGCCCGGCGCCGTGGTGCTGGTGTCGGTCAGCGCCGGCGCCGTCGTCGGCGGCATCCTCGGCATGTTCCTGGCCACCCCGGTGGTGGCGGTGGTCGCCAGCCTGCTGCGCGACCGCCCGTTCGCCGTGGCCGAGCAGGCCGCCGAGCACCCCTCCGAGCCGGCCGCAGGGAAGCCCGGCGCCGGGGAGCCCGGGGCCGGACAGGCCGAGCCCGCCCCGGCGAAGGCCGGCGCGCGCGGCTCCGCGGACGGGGCCGCCGAGAAGGAGGCCGGCGGGAAGGGCCGGCGCGGGAAGGCCCGCCGCCCGGCCGAGGGCGAGGCGGGCGGCTCCTCCGCCCAGGACTGA
- a CDS encoding MBL fold metallo-hydrolase, translating to MAKPFASSADLAEKEQTLEILADGVYALTAEGDPNIGAVEGEDFLVCFEALATPTAAKEWLARLREHTDKPVRFLVLSHYHAVRVLGASAFGAESIVAHEKTYGLIAERGEQDWASEFGRMPRLAKDAASVPGLTWPTVTFADRMTIDLGGDRGDLVLQYCGRGHTEGDIVAWLPKQRILFAGDLVEAEAALYTGDAFHRDWAGATLDRVAALEAETLIGGRGAVTRGRAAVDAAIEQTRGFLRVMLEQVGKVHERGGTLKEAFEATHAALAPDYGHWPIFEHCLPFDVSRLWDELSGIERPVIWTAERDREVWDRLQG from the coding sequence ATGGCCAAGCCCTTCGCCTCCTCGGCCGACCTCGCCGAGAAGGAGCAGACACTGGAGATCCTGGCGGACGGGGTGTACGCCCTCACCGCGGAGGGCGACCCCAACATCGGCGCCGTCGAGGGCGAGGACTTCCTCGTCTGCTTCGAGGCGCTGGCCACCCCCACCGCCGCCAAGGAGTGGCTCGCCAGGCTGCGCGAGCACACCGACAAGCCGGTCCGGTTCCTGGTGCTCTCGCACTACCACGCGGTCCGGGTGCTCGGCGCCAGCGCGTTCGGCGCAGAGTCGATCGTCGCGCACGAGAAGACCTACGGGCTCATCGCCGAGCGCGGCGAGCAGGACTGGGCCAGCGAGTTCGGCCGGATGCCGCGGCTGGCCAAGGACGCCGCCTCGGTCCCCGGCCTGACCTGGCCCACCGTCACCTTCGCCGACCGGATGACCATCGACCTCGGCGGCGACCGCGGCGACCTGGTGCTGCAGTACTGCGGCCGCGGCCACACCGAGGGCGACATCGTCGCCTGGCTGCCGAAGCAGCGCATCCTGTTCGCCGGCGACCTGGTCGAGGCCGAGGCCGCGCTCTACACCGGCGACGCCTTCCACCGCGACTGGGCCGGGGCCACCCTGGACCGGGTCGCCGCACTGGAGGCCGAGACCCTCATCGGCGGCCGCGGCGCGGTCACCCGCGGGCGCGCCGCGGTGGACGCCGCCATCGAGCAGACCCGCGGCTTCCTGCGGGTGATGCTGGAGCAGGTCGGCAAGGTGCACGAGCGCGGCGGCACCCTCAAGGAGGCCTTCGAGGCGACGCACGCCGCGCTGGCCCCCGACTACGGGCACTGGCCGATCTTCGAGCACTGCCTGCCCTTCGACGTGTCCCGGCTCTGGGACGAGCTCTCCGGCATCGAGCGGCCGGTCATCTGGACCGCAGAACGCGACCGCGAGGTCTGGGACCGGCTCCAGGGCTGA
- a CDS encoding PIG-L deacetylase family protein, which yields MADEKVSLQQLDEDWNRALAVVAHPDDLEFGTASAIARWTGQGKEVTELLVTRGEAGIASMHPAEAGPLRTEEQLAAARVVGASGVDFLDFPDGTLEYGLELRRALARAIRTHRPDVVVSINFRETFDGADFYNHADHRAVGPALLDAVRDAANRWVFPELADEGLGPWKGVRFAAFSSSPRSTHYTPFTEKELATGIASLDAHEVYMRELEGFDHPAMLREGAERAGERCGADYAVLFEVIGV from the coding sequence ATGGCCGATGAAAAGGTGTCTCTGCAGCAGCTCGACGAGGACTGGAACCGGGCCCTGGCGGTGGTGGCGCACCCCGACGACCTGGAGTTCGGGACGGCGTCGGCGATCGCGCGCTGGACCGGGCAGGGCAAGGAGGTCACCGAGCTGCTGGTGACCCGCGGCGAGGCCGGGATCGCCTCGATGCACCCCGCCGAGGCCGGGCCGCTGCGCACCGAGGAGCAGCTCGCCGCGGCCCGGGTGGTCGGGGCGAGCGGGGTGGACTTCCTCGACTTCCCGGACGGCACTCTGGAGTACGGGCTCGAGCTGCGCCGCGCGCTGGCCCGGGCGATCCGCACCCACCGGCCGGACGTCGTCGTCTCCATCAACTTCCGGGAGACCTTCGACGGGGCGGACTTCTACAACCACGCCGACCACCGGGCGGTCGGCCCGGCGCTGCTGGACGCGGTGCGCGACGCCGCCAACCGGTGGGTCTTCCCCGAACTGGCCGACGAAGGGCTGGGGCCCTGGAAGGGGGTGCGCTTCGCCGCGTTCTCCAGCTCGCCGCGGAGCACCCACTACACGCCCTTCACCGAGAAGGAGCTGGCCACCGGCATCGCATCGCTGGACGCCCACGAGGTGTACATGCGGGAGCTGGAGGGCTTCGACCACCCCGCCATGCTGCGCGAGGGCGCCGAGCGGGCCGGGGAGCGCTGCGGGGCCGACTACGCCGTGCTGTTCGAGGTGATCGGCGTCTGA
- a CDS encoding MFS transporter → MAAPRMTRQQRRVAMATTVGTTIEWYDFFIYANAVALVFGQLFFSPLEGPLQQLVPFATIGISFLVRPLGAVLMGRLGDRYGRRVVLIVTLVMMGAATTLIGLLPTYAAIGVAAPILLVLLRVVQGFSAGGEWAGAALMAVEHAPADKRGRFGSFPQLGVPAGMLLAAAVSAAVIAPLGEERYLEWGWRIPFLLSIVLLALGHYIRRKVEESPVFAEMEQSAATEHAPLSTLFRRHPVKVLQASLVFMGNNGAGYMLVGGYLLNYGTTKLGLDSSLMLNMIMAGSVAWFASTWYGAVLSDRLGRPRTIGGGYGLLLLWLFPMFLLIGTGEAVLVLLALVVFGLLLGLSYGALSAMYAEHFPASIRLSGASISYALGAILGGAFVPTISVWLEARFDSVLSVAAYLAVLVAVSGAVALTFADRRGADLSHRGDEDAPAPAGHR, encoded by the coding sequence ATGGCCGCACCCCGGATGACCCGCCAGCAGCGCCGGGTCGCCATGGCCACGACGGTCGGCACGACCATCGAGTGGTACGACTTCTTCATCTACGCCAACGCCGTCGCCCTGGTCTTCGGCCAACTCTTCTTCTCCCCGCTGGAGGGGCCGCTGCAGCAGCTCGTCCCGTTCGCCACCATCGGGATCAGCTTCCTGGTGCGGCCGCTGGGCGCCGTGCTGATGGGGCGGCTCGGCGACCGCTACGGCCGGCGGGTCGTGCTGATCGTGACCCTGGTGATGATGGGCGCGGCGACCACCCTCATCGGCCTGCTGCCGACCTACGCCGCGATCGGGGTCGCCGCGCCGATCCTGCTGGTGCTGCTCCGGGTGGTGCAGGGCTTCTCCGCCGGCGGCGAGTGGGCGGGGGCGGCGCTGATGGCCGTCGAGCACGCCCCGGCCGACAAGCGCGGCCGGTTCGGCTCCTTCCCCCAGCTGGGCGTGCCCGCCGGGATGCTGCTCGCCGCGGCGGTCAGCGCCGCGGTCATCGCGCCCCTGGGCGAGGAGCGCTACCTGGAGTGGGGCTGGCGGATCCCGTTCCTGCTCAGCATCGTGCTGCTGGCGCTGGGGCACTACATCCGCCGCAAGGTGGAGGAGAGCCCGGTCTTCGCCGAGATGGAGCAGTCCGCGGCCACCGAGCACGCGCCGCTGAGCACGCTGTTCCGCCGCCACCCGGTGAAGGTGCTGCAGGCCTCGCTGGTCTTCATGGGCAACAACGGCGCCGGATACATGCTGGTCGGCGGGTACCTGCTCAACTACGGCACGACCAAGCTGGGCCTGGACAGCTCGCTGATGCTCAACATGATCATGGCGGGCTCGGTGGCGTGGTTCGCCTCCACCTGGTACGGGGCGGTGCTGTCGGACCGGCTGGGCCGGCCCCGGACGATCGGCGGCGGCTACGGGCTGCTGCTGCTCTGGCTGTTCCCGATGTTCCTGCTGATCGGCACCGGCGAGGCCGTCCTGGTGCTGCTGGCGCTAGTGGTCTTCGGGCTGCTCCTGGGGCTGTCCTACGGGGCGCTGTCGGCGATGTACGCCGAGCACTTCCCCGCCTCGATCCGGCTCAGCGGCGCCTCGATCAGCTACGCCCTGGGCGCCATCCTCGGCGGCGCGTTCGTCCCCACCATCTCGGTCTGGCTGGAGGCGCGGTTCGACAGCGTGCTGTCGGTCGCCGCCTACCTGGCGGTGCTGGTGGCGGTGAGCGGCGCGGTCGCGCTGACCTTCGCCGACCGGCGCGGCGCGGACCTGTCGCACCGCGGCGACGAGGACGCCCCCGCCCCCGCCGGGCACCGCTGA
- a CDS encoding UvrD-helicase domain-containing protein produces MPIALPEPKGRQRDVVFMREEGHLVVLGTAGSGKTTMAMHRARHLAGLPETGGRTLVVTYANSLTSYMRRYLTTVEGVTVQTFHKFAFDYLERRRGRSGKGTIHRELRKNLIERALHEVRAGTEKPLRAVAERPLAFFDDEFKWMAGHAATAHEDYVVNRVERVGRGRRLAAEDRAFVHRVYERYIELRGAYGHPYDYDDLATVLRTALENDDSARWYRHIVIDEGQDLTPEMIRALAAAIPEDGSLTFFGDYAQQIYGSRMSWKQLGLDLVRGHRAEFSDNYRNSRSISLLAQAIAESPHFKDEVDLVQPRTPAADGPPPTVIACRTAEEQLKRAAEQAAKLSRTGRVAVLLRHWKHAEEFARRVAGLKPVKLQKDKIKRWPEDARLFYGAFHGAKGLEFDSVILPLCDAGEMPPAEEVEAHGLDEAQARNARLLYVAVTRARSELILLHSGRLTGLLPGEESGLYLRGR; encoded by the coding sequence ATGCCGATCGCACTTCCGGAACCCAAAGGGCGCCAGCGGGACGTCGTCTTCATGCGGGAGGAGGGCCATCTGGTCGTCCTGGGAACCGCCGGGAGCGGAAAGACGACGATGGCGATGCACCGGGCCCGTCATCTCGCCGGGCTACCGGAAACGGGCGGCCGGACGCTGGTGGTCACCTACGCCAATTCGCTCACGTCCTACATGAGGCGTTACCTTACGACGGTCGAAGGGGTGACCGTCCAGACGTTCCATAAATTCGCTTTCGATTATCTGGAGAGGCGCCGCGGCCGCAGCGGAAAGGGCACCATACACCGCGAACTGCGCAAGAACCTTATCGAGCGCGCCCTGCATGAGGTCCGGGCCGGGACCGAGAAGCCCCTCCGGGCCGTCGCGGAGCGCCCTCTCGCCTTCTTCGACGATGAATTCAAGTGGATGGCCGGGCACGCCGCGACCGCCCACGAGGACTACGTCGTCAACAGGGTCGAGCGGGTCGGCCGGGGACGCCGTCTCGCCGCCGAGGACCGTGCGTTCGTGCACCGCGTCTACGAGCGCTACATCGAGCTCCGCGGAGCGTACGGCCACCCCTACGACTACGACGACCTGGCCACCGTCCTGCGCACGGCGCTGGAGAACGACGACTCGGCCCGGTGGTACCGGCACATCGTCATCGATGAGGGACAGGACCTCACCCCGGAGATGATCCGCGCGCTGGCCGCCGCGATCCCCGAGGACGGGTCGCTCACCTTCTTCGGGGACTACGCCCAGCAGATCTACGGCAGCCGGATGTCCTGGAAGCAGCTCGGCCTGGACCTGGTCCGCGGCCACCGGGCGGAGTTCTCCGACAACTACCGCAACAGCCGGTCGATCTCCCTTCTCGCGCAGGCGATCGCGGAGAGCCCGCACTTCAAGGACGAGGTCGACCTGGTGCAGCCGCGGACCCCCGCCGCGGACGGGCCCCCGCCGACGGTCATCGCCTGCCGCACCGCTGAGGAACAACTGAAACGGGCCGCCGAACAGGCCGCGAAGCTGTCCCGGACGGGGCGGGTGGCGGTGCTGCTGCGCCACTGGAAACACGCCGAGGAGTTCGCGAGACGGGTCGCCGGCCTGAAGCCCGTCAAACTCCAGAAGGACAAGATCAAGCGGTGGCCCGAGGACGCCCGGCTGTTCTACGGCGCCTTCCACGGCGCCAAGGGGCTGGAGTTCGACTCGGTGATCCTGCCGCTGTGCGACGCCGGGGAGATGCCGCCGGCCGAGGAGGTCGAGGCGCACGGCCTGGACGAGGCGCAGGCCCGCAACGCCCGGCTGCTCTACGTCGCGGTCACCCGGGCCCGCAGCGAGCTGATCCTGCTGCACTCCGGACGGCTCACCGGGCTCCTCCCCGGCGAGGAGTCCGGCCTCTACCTGAGGGGGCGCTGA